One Sulfolobus sp. S-194 DNA segment encodes these proteins:
- a CDS encoding DUF929 domain-containing protein, with protein MNTNKLIAVIFGIIIIISIVVLFSLRTQQTMASGGLGYIFKVNDVNYARNNTIQIYFISWYGCPNGATSSWVLYLVLSKYGIVNVKPHASKFVPRLDSAIPGLIFLNYTPKSNVEFHFIYLYNEYLNETVTGIAISGDQAIYLGLQELKSEAPNWVYKIVYFYNIEDKLVNLGNGSIAFAYRHLVTTCIITGPKGTYVFILFPNLITPEKLLQALNVSSLSMEEAKSVAGKLLAQINSGKVTNIILEAANNLNQIIVEEGE; from the coding sequence ATGAACACGAATAAATTAATTGCTGTAATTTTCGGAATAATTATAATTATAAGCATTGTAGTACTCTTCTCTCTAAGGACTCAACAAACTATGGCTAGCGGAGGATTAGGGTATATTTTTAAAGTTAATGATGTGAACTACGCTAGAAATAATACAATACAGATATATTTTATTAGCTGGTATGGTTGTCCGAATGGTGCAACATCATCTTGGGTTCTATACTTAGTTCTTAGTAAATACGGAATTGTTAACGTTAAGCCTCATGCATCAAAATTCGTTCCCAGATTAGATTCCGCTATACCTGGCTTAATCTTCCTAAACTATACTCCAAAATCAAATGTTGAGTTTCATTTTATTTACCTTTATAACGAGTATTTAAATGAAACAGTGACAGGAATAGCAATATCTGGAGATCAAGCAATTTATCTTGGTTTGCAAGAATTAAAGAGTGAAGCTCCTAACTGGGTTTATAAAATAGTCTACTTTTACAATATTGAGGATAAACTAGTTAATTTAGGCAATGGTTCAATAGCTTTTGCGTATAGACATTTAGTGACTACATGTATTATAACAGGGCCTAAAGGAACATATGTGTTTATCCTATTCCCTAATCTCATAACGCCAGAAAAACTTTTACAAGCATTAAACGTATCTTCATTATCAATGGAAGAGGCTAAAAGTGTTGCGGGTAAGTTACTAGCACAGATAAATTCCGGTAAAGTAACCAATATAATTCTTGAAGCTGCAAACAATTTAAATCAAATTATAGTTGAAGAAGGCGAATAA
- a CDS encoding MarR family transcriptional regulator: MSERLKFPDGREVDIHEVLSFLYGLGGSEIQVLHLLLTEGKMSSEEIAEKLKVSKASINKAINTLLDKGLVEREKVAEEKRRGRPTFMYYVRKDYMYKKIENDTMSLIFNVRENIKKLLSERA; encoded by the coding sequence ATGAGTGAAAGGTTAAAGTTTCCAGATGGCAGGGAAGTAGATATTCATGAAGTACTATCATTCCTCTATGGATTAGGAGGAAGTGAAATCCAGGTACTTCATCTATTATTAACGGAAGGTAAAATGAGTAGTGAAGAAATAGCGGAAAAATTAAAAGTATCTAAGGCTTCAATAAATAAAGCCATAAACACCTTACTAGATAAAGGGTTAGTCGAAAGAGAAAAAGTGGCCGAAGAAAAGAGAAGAGGAAGACCAACGTTTATGTACTATGTCAGAAAGGACTACATGTATAAAAAGATAGAAAATGATACAATGAGTCTTATATTTAATGTAAGAGAAAACATAAAGAAATTATTGTCTGAAAGGGCATGA